A genomic segment from Ghiorsea bivora encodes:
- a CDS encoding MlaC/ttg2D family ABC transporter substrate-binding protein, whose amino-acid sequence MRKMILVWVMVCVMPALGLTNEDDPKTVVASTIQSIIDVLEARADKDSISDEDRENIRKVVAGKFDYREMSRRSVGKPWKKMTAEKQTEFTELFRQVLEYSYGNQLAGYHGQKVVFEKADFKKDKARVKGAVIDDNKTIPMEYRLHQTPTGWQVYDIKIEGVSMITTFRKDFKSIIKKKDVDGLMLTLQQKIDKLKAKG is encoded by the coding sequence ATGAGAAAGATGATATTGGTATGGGTGATGGTTTGTGTGATGCCTGCGCTTGGTTTGACCAATGAAGATGATCCAAAAACTGTTGTTGCATCAACAATCCAATCGATTATTGATGTGTTAGAAGCACGTGCAGATAAAGATAGTATTAGCGATGAGGACAGGGAAAACATTCGTAAGGTGGTTGCGGGTAAGTTTGATTATCGCGAAATGTCGCGACGCAGTGTGGGTAAACCATGGAAAAAGATGACAGCTGAAAAACAAACTGAATTTACAGAGCTGTTTCGCCAAGTATTGGAGTATTCCTATGGCAATCAGTTGGCAGGTTATCACGGGCAGAAGGTTGTTTTTGAAAAGGCAGACTTCAAAAAAGATAAAGCTAGAGTGAAAGGTGCTGTGATTGATGATAATAAAACCATACCCATGGAATATCGATTGCATCAAACGCCGACAGGCTGGCAGGTTTATGATATTAAAATTGAAGGTGTAAGTATGATTACTACATTTCGTAAAGATTTTAAGTCGATTATCAAAAAGAAAGATGTTGATGGACTGATGCTTACCTTGCAACAGAAAATTGATAAATTAAAAGCCAAAGGTTAG